In Haloimpatiens massiliensis, the following are encoded in one genomic region:
- the bioD gene encoding dethiobiotin synthase, whose protein sequence is MSKGIYIVGTDTDVGKTVISAAIMYVLRKAGYNAAYFKPALSGALREGEKLVPGDTRFVCKVSDFKEEYRSITPYVYENAVSPHLASKMEKKPISIEKIKEKLNDLKEKYPYIVAEGSGGVACPIMEDEKGIYYLHQLIKELGMSVVLVCKAALGTINHTILTVGYLRSLDIKIKGIIVNGYEDNFMQRDNLNIIKKSTNLPILAVVNKLENVSVDKLHYGNLKEEADRSLEAKEIFNTMDEF, encoded by the coding sequence ATGAGCAAAGGAATTTATATAGTGGGAACAGACACAGATGTAGGTAAAACAGTAATTTCAGCAGCAATTATGTATGTTTTAAGAAAAGCGGGGTACAATGCAGCTTATTTTAAGCCAGCTCTAAGTGGAGCTTTGAGGGAAGGAGAAAAATTAGTTCCAGGGGATACTAGATTTGTTTGTAAAGTTTCAGATTTTAAAGAGGAATATAGAAGTATAACACCTTATGTATACGAAAATGCGGTATCACCCCATTTAGCTAGTAAAATGGAGAAAAAACCTATAAGTATAGAAAAGATAAAAGAGAAATTAAATGATCTAAAGGAAAAATACCCATATATAGTTGCTGAGGGCAGCGGAGGAGTTGCTTGTCCTATTATGGAGGATGAAAAAGGAATTTATTATTTACATCAGCTTATTAAGGAATTAGGTATGAGTGTAGTTTTAGTATGTAAAGCAGCACTTGGTACCATAAATCACACAATACTTACAGTGGGATATTTGAGAAGTTTAGATATAAAAATTAAAGGCATAATAGTAAATGGTTATGAAGATAATTTTATGCAGAGAGATAATCTTAACATTATAAAAAAGTCCACAAATTTGCCTATATTGGCAGTAGTGAATAAGCTTGAAAATGTGAGCGTGGATAAGCTTCATTATGGTAATTTAAAGGAAGAGGCAGATAGAAGTCTAGAAGCAAAAGAAATTTTCAATACTATGGATGAATTTTAA
- the bioB gene encoding biotin synthase BioB: MGFIKEMKDKIINGNELTFEEILEIYKNVEVQELFNVANEIRKSFMGNSIDLCTIMNAKCGKCSEDCKYCAQSAHYNTNIETHGLVNKQEVLKLAKNNEEEGVHRFSLVTSGKGLNGKEFEEILHIYAETKKNSKLKLCASLGILSYEQLKKLKEAGVCRYHHNVETSKRYFGSICTTHSYEDRISTIKLAQKAGLEVCSGGIIGMGENLEDRISMAFQLKKLNIKSIPINILNPIKGTPLEKSQRLSEEEILKTIAIFRLINKDAYIRLGGGRCFLNNFAEKAFEVGANATITGNYLTTSGNNISQDIHMLIKKGFDFER, encoded by the coding sequence ATGGGTTTTATTAAAGAAATGAAGGATAAAATTATAAATGGTAATGAACTAACCTTTGAAGAGATTTTAGAAATTTACAAAAATGTGGAAGTCCAAGAGCTTTTTAATGTAGCAAATGAAATAAGAAAGAGTTTTATGGGAAATAGCATTGATTTATGTACCATAATGAATGCTAAATGTGGAAAGTGTTCAGAGGATTGTAAGTATTGTGCACAATCAGCTCATTATAATACAAATATAGAAACTCATGGCTTGGTAAATAAACAGGAAGTTTTAAAATTAGCAAAAAACAATGAGGAAGAAGGGGTTCATAGATTTTCTTTGGTGACTAGCGGGAAGGGGCTTAATGGTAAGGAGTTTGAAGAAATACTACATATTTATGCGGAAACTAAAAAAAATAGTAAATTAAAATTATGTGCTTCCTTGGGAATATTATCCTATGAGCAATTAAAGAAGCTCAAAGAAGCAGGGGTGTGTAGATACCACCATAATGTAGAAACAAGTAAAAGATATTTTGGTAGTATATGTACAACCCACAGTTATGAGGATAGAATTTCTACTATAAAATTAGCTCAAAAGGCAGGTTTAGAAGTTTGTTCTGGTGGAATTATAGGCATGGGAGAGAATTTGGAAGATAGAATAAGTATGGCCTTCCAGCTTAAAAAGCTTAATATAAAATCTATACCTATAAATATATTGAATCCCATTAAAGGCACACCTTTAGAAAAATCTCAAAGACTTTCAGAAGAGGAAATACTAAAAACTATAGCTATATTTAGGCTTATAAATAAGGATGCATATATAAGACTAGGTGGGGGCAGATGCTTTTTAAATAATTTTGCAGAAAAGGCTTTTGAAGTAGGAGCCAATGCAACTATTACAGGAAACTATCTTACCACATCTGGAAATAACATTTCTCAAGATATACATATGCTGATAAAGAAAGGGTTTGATTTTGAGAGATGA
- a CDS encoding biotin transporter BioY — MNFRTKNIVFVGIFAALTAVGAYIRIPIPFVPFTLQFLFCALAGILLGSKLGALSQILYVVVGLMGVPVFTEGGGPGYILKPTFGYLIGFIVGAYVIGKLVERIYAKKQHLSLGKISMIILSGLFFVYLFGVIYLYLIYNLYLGIGKSFYWALFYGCIVCSAGDIVLSIITAFLSVRIVNIMKKTGMSLV; from the coding sequence ATGAATTTTAGAACTAAAAATATTGTATTTGTAGGGATATTTGCAGCGCTAACGGCGGTGGGAGCATATATAAGAATTCCTATTCCATTTGTCCCTTTCACATTGCAATTTTTATTCTGCGCACTAGCTGGAATATTACTAGGTTCAAAACTGGGAGCTTTATCACAAATTTTATATGTAGTGGTGGGGCTCATGGGAGTGCCAGTATTTACTGAAGGGGGAGGACCTGGTTATATATTAAAGCCTACCTTTGGGTATTTAATAGGATTTATAGTTGGAGCATATGTTATAGGAAAGTTAGTGGAGCGTATTTATGCTAAAAAACAACACCTGTCCTTGGGAAAAATTTCGATGATTATACTTTCTGGGTTATTTTTTGTTTATTTATTTGGAGTTATATATCTTTACTTAATTTACAATTTATATTTGGGAATAGGTAAAAGTTTTTATTGGGCTTTATTTTATGGATGCATAGTTTGTTCTGCAGGAGATATAGTTTTAAGTATAATTACTGCTTTTTTAAGTGTAAGAATAGTTAATATAATGAAGAAAACTGGAATGTCACTAGTTTAA
- the uppS gene encoding polyprenyl diphosphate synthase, with translation MEFKRVPKHIGIIPDGNRRWAQARGLDKKDGYRFGIEPGFQLYEMCLELWIEEITFYGFTKDNTKRPSEQTKEFRKACVDSVMGLAEKDGELLIVGDTESKLFPEELKPFTKRTKFGKGGIKINFLVNYGWEWDICKGCKEGDSSKMQKHIHSSDISRIDLIVRWGGRRRLSGFLPVQSVYADFYVIDDLWPDFNKEQFYDALKWYEHQDVTLGG, from the coding sequence ATGGAATTTAAAAGAGTGCCTAAGCATATAGGTATAATTCCAGATGGAAATAGAAGATGGGCTCAAGCTAGGGGACTTGATAAAAAAGATGGATATAGATTTGGTATAGAGCCGGGCTTTCAGCTTTATGAAATGTGCTTGGAGTTATGGATAGAAGAAATAACTTTTTATGGATTTACTAAAGATAATACAAAAAGGCCCAGCGAACAAACAAAAGAATTTAGAAAAGCATGTGTGGATTCAGTAATGGGTTTGGCTGAGAAAGATGGAGAGTTATTGATTGTAGGTGATACAGAATCTAAGTTGTTTCCAGAAGAATTAAAGCCATTTACCAAAAGAACTAAGTTTGGAAAAGGCGGTATAAAGATAAATTTTTTGGTGAACTATGGATGGGAATGGGATATATGTAAAGGGTGCAAAGAAGGAGATAGCAGTAAAATGCAGAAACATATACATTCTTCAGATATATCTAGAATAGATTTAATCGTACGCTGGGGTGGAAGACGCAGATTAAGTGGATTTTTACCCGTACAATCTGTATATGCTGATTTTTATGTTATAGATGATTTATGGCCAGATTTTAATAAAGAACAGTTTTATGATGCATTAAAATGGTATGAACATCAGGATGTTACTTTAGGTGGTTAA